In the genome of Cryptomeria japonica chromosome 8, Sugi_1.0, whole genome shotgun sequence, one region contains:
- the LOC131046815 gene encoding probable leucine-rich repeat receptor-like protein kinase At1g35710, with product MAKLLLLSVITLFLLRFCCGCIEREAHALLIFKAGLTDSAGLLSAWGKGRDCCLWDGISCDNTTHHVVGVNITGFSHSPEMEGIISESLCTLTFVATVNLSGIGFTGTIPHCFTKLSSLALLDLSNNSLSGDIPPFSNSSSLTYLDLSWNLLTGSIPPCFTKLPSLAQLYLSHNSLSGNIPPSMSNLSSLTILHLWHNGLTGSIPSSLSDLSSLTSLDLSYNKLTGSIPSPLSNIFSLSSLDFSFNKLTGSIPSSFSYLSSLTILYLSNNQLTGSIPSSLSNLSSLTTLHL from the coding sequence ATGGCCAAACTACTTTTGCTTTCTGTTATCACACTATTTCTTCTCCGCTTTTGCTGCGGATGTATTGAGAGGGAAGCCCATGCTCTTCTTATCTTCAAAGCCGGCCTAACTGACTCTGCGGGTTTACTAAGTGCGTGGGGGAAAGGAAGAGATTGCTGCCTCTGGGATGGCATTTCTTGTGATAACACCACTCATCACGTAGTGGGTGTTAACATTACAGGATTCTCTCACTCACCTGAAATGGAGGGCATCATATCTGAGAGCTTGTGCACCCTCACTTTTGTTGCAACCGTAAACCTATCTGGAATTGGCTTTACAGGTACTATTCCTCACTGCTTCACAAAACTCTCTTCTCTCGCACTACTAGATTTATCTAATAATAGCTTGAGTGGGGATATTCCTcctttctctaattcttcttctttaaCCTACCTAGATCTTTCTTGGAATCTCCTCACAGGTAGCATACCTCCCTGCTTTACAAAACTCCCTTCTCTCGCACAACTATACTTATCTCATAATAGCTTGAGTGGGAATATTCCTCCTTCTATGTCTAATCTCTCTTCATTAACTATCCTACATCTTTGGCATAATGGACTCACAGGAAgcattccctcctctctctctgatctctcttctctGACTAGCCTAGATCTTTCTTATAATAAACTCACAGGAAGCATTCCCTCCCCTCTCTCTAATATCTTTTCTCTAAGTAGCCTAGATTTTTCTTTTAATAAACTCACAGGAAGTATTCCTTCCTCTTTCTCTTATCTCTCCTCTTTAACTATCCTATATCTTTCTAATAATCAACTCACTGGAAGCATTCCATCATCTCtttctaatctctcttctctaacTACGCTACATCTCTAG